CACATAACTATGTAcacataaacattatacaaagTGAAATTGTACTGTAAATAAAATGTCTGAACCTAAAAGAGCACCAGTGGATTTCTTCATAaaagtaatatgtattaattaaggcactatcaaattaaaacaaaatactagtagaacattatattttaataatattacagatgcATAGTGCATTGGTGGCTAAAAACTATAGTACTGCATTGGATTTCTGCAAAGCAAGTAAAATACTAAGCTgcataaatgtacatttttggatgttgttttacattatttatttatagttttgagCTTTGAACAGACAAATGAGACAATGATGACATTTCACGAACTACTTACAAAGAAAATTAACATGAGTGAGTACACTGCATTATGTctgttgaaaatattgataaatattcatACCATGCAACAGTAAATTGCCATCCAACACACACCAAATTAAATCCAATTGCCCAAAAACACtgaatagatataaaatacacCGTTGGAATTGAGGGAAAAATGTGCTAAGtgcaatcataatttattataaaaataatatttattatttatgcttgCTGACACAAagctgtatttaatttttaagaaagttTTTAACAGTTGATAACTAACTTTCTTAAAAATCTGTTCATCAAAATAAAGTTTGTGTGTAAACGCTCATTTGTTCTTTTCAGTAATTTTTACAAGAATGAagataaatgttgataataagATTTTAACCACATAATCAAAATgcaattggttttttttacatagacctataaactaatggacagcgcataTAGAGATAAGTCAGGGCTACAATATAGGGTGAGCGAGAAAAGGAACAAAGTAGTAAAATGTATGCAGTTCCTTATGTGGGCTTCTTCACTAGTTTATATTCTTTTTCTCCAAGTTATATGGTTATGTGATTGCATAGCATTGAGGTGGAATGcactgtccattagtttatagatctatgtttttttttaccatactcAGGCAATGAAATGATAGACAATGCAATTTACTGTTGTAAGCTGTAACCTCTCtaagataacatattttaaaatttgattgtaatttttagtgGATGAGGAATCAGATAGCACAGATTCCAGCCGCAGTAAGTCTAGTTTGTCGGAAAGTGACAATGAtctgatttgaaaaaataacaaattatgtatttaaatctaattatattacacacacaattaatttatttacaattcaattaaataaataaatctgtaaatatttttccatttcaactatttaaaaacttaataactaatttatgaaataaatatactaattatttcaggcttttaatgaaaatatgacattacatttgtatacaaatattgttttggACAAATTAAGGAATATAATTAACCAAATTTGCATGTCTTTTTAAATGCTACAAGAATG
This portion of the Acyrthosiphon pisum isolate AL4f chromosome A1, pea_aphid_22Mar2018_4r6ur, whole genome shotgun sequence genome encodes:
- the LOC115033734 gene encoding uncharacterized protein LOC115033734 isoform X2; amino-acid sequence: MSEPKRAPVDFFIKMHSALVAKNYSTALDFCKAILSFEQTNETMMTFHELLTKKINMMDEESDSTDSSRSKSSLSESDNDLI
- the LOC115033734 gene encoding uncharacterized protein LOC115033734 isoform X1, with translation MLLSVSRELHKNSYENLKKKILETEIRPSSLRRVIYGMYNMHSALVAKNYSTALDFCKAILSFEQTNETMMTFHELLTKKINMMDEESDSTDSSRSKSSLSESDNDLI
- the LOC115033734 gene encoding uncharacterized protein LOC115033734 isoform X3, with amino-acid sequence MMHSALVAKNYSTALDFCKAILSFEQTNETMMTFHELLTKKINMMDEESDSTDSSRSKSSLSESDNDLI